A genomic stretch from Erigeron canadensis isolate Cc75 chromosome 9, C_canadensis_v1, whole genome shotgun sequence includes:
- the LOC122581645 gene encoding MADS-box protein SOC1-like, with amino-acid sequence MVRTKIDVGFIENVQRRRVCFSKRRNGLVKKANELSVLCNAEVGVIVFSDTGKLYEFASSSMHQVLERHMRANTGAPPSPAQAQPDMSHLLAQQAEEIRRLKDQVEMLESEKKLLLNDLEVLAGKNKPICYDNANLETALTLRPPFNSDPSVPKV; translated from the exons ATGGTTAGAACTAAGATAGACGTTGGCTTTATCGAGAATGTTCAAAGGAGAAGAGTGTGTTTCTCCAAAAGGCGAAATGGCTTGGTAAAAAAAGCCAATGAGCTATCTGTGCTTTGCAACGCTGAAGTTGGCGTGATAGTGTTCTCAGACACTGGGAAACTCTACGAGTTTGCCAGTTCAAG TATGCATCAAGTACTGGAGAGACACATGAGAGCTAATACTGGGGCACCACCATCGCCAGCACAAGCTCAACCTGATATGTCACACCTATTG GCACAACAAGCAGAGGAGATAAGAAGGCTTAAAGATCAAGTGGAAATGCTAGAATcagaaaaaaa GTTACTGTTGAATGATCTGGAGGTGCTGGCGGGCAAAAACAAACCTATCTGTTATGATAATGCTAACTTGGAAACGGCACTCACGTTAAG GCCACCTTTCAATTCTGACCCGAGTGTCCCTAAAGTTTAA